AGTGATCGGTGAAGGCGGGCGCGGACCGGTGACGGAAAAGCTGCAGGCGCTGTATTTCGATTATGTGCATGGGCGCCGTTCCGACCATGCCGAATGGCTGAGCTTCGTCTGAGGGCTCTCTCGGCTCAGCCACGCGGCAGGTGGCTGTGTTCTGCCTGCCGCGCAGTCCGTTTGTCCGTTCTACTTTAGCATCAGGAAGAAGGAGCCACTGCCCCGCTGAATGCTGAGGAGGAGCTCGGAGCGGCCCTTGGTGGCACCCTTCAGGTCGTCAAGCGTTCCGATTTCCTCGCGGTTTGCCATCACGATGACGTCCCCGGGGCGCAAGCCAGCCTGAAATGCGTACGACCCCGTGTGGATTTTCTCCACCTGCACGCCGTCCTCGCTGTTCTTGAGTACGACTCCGGAAAGTCTGGGATGGATTTTGCCGCCCTCCTCCTGAACCAGTTTGGGGGCGCGGATCGCCGCTTCACGTACCACTCTTTCCCCCTTGTGCATCACCTCGACTCGGACCTCTTCGCCTATGGGTAGGAGGCCGATGGTATTGCGGACATCCGCGCTGTTCTTGACCGGTCGGTCATTGATGCTGAGAACGACATCGCCGGCTTCCAGTCCTGCGGAAGCGGCGGGAGAGTCTTTTTGGATGCCGGTGACCACGGCGCCCTGGCTCTGGCTCAGTCCGAATGCCTGGGCGAGATCCGGCGTCAGGTCCTGGATGGTGATCCCGATCTGCCCGCGGCGGATTTCGCCCTTTTCGACCAGTTGGGTCATGATGCTTGAGGCCATGTTGGAGGGAATGGCGAACCCGATGCCGACGTTCCCTCCGGTAGGGGCGATGATGGCCGTATTCACGCCGACCAGTTCGCCGCGGAGATTGATCAAGGCGCCTCCGGAATTGCCGGGATTGATCGAAGCGTCGGTCTGGATGAAATCCTCGTAGCCTTCGATGCCTAGCCCGGAACGCCCCAGGGCGCTGACGATGCCGGAGGTCACGGTCTGTCCCAGGCCGAAGGGATTGCCGATGGCGACGACGAAATCGCCGACCTCGAGCTGGCTCGAGTCGCCGATGGGCAGTTCCGTCAGATTCTTGGGTTCGACCTTGATGACGGCCAGATCGGATTCGGGATCGGCTCCGACCAGCTTTGCGCTCAATTGGCGTCCGTCTCTTAGCGTCACACTTATCTCGTCCGCCTTGTCGATCACGTGGTTGTTGGTGAGGATGTAGCCCCGCCGGGCGTCGACGATGACGCCGGAGCCGAGGCTGGAGCTCTCTCGGCGCCTTGGCTGATTCGGAATCCCGAAGAAATGCCGGAAGAAGGGGTCTTGCATCAAGGGGTTTTCGGCGATTTCGATCTGAGTCTTCGTCGAGATGTTCACCACCGCGGGCATGGCTTTTTTCAGCACGGGAGCGAGGCTGGGCATAGGCTGGCCATTGACGCTGGTGGGCAAATCCGCCCAGGCGGGGGGGCAGATGGACAAGCCGCTGGCGGCAAGGAGCAACAGGGCGCTGACGGATTTCATGCGCATGGAATTACCTCCATCATATTTTTCTGCACGAAGTGGCGTGAGGGTCCGAAGTCTAGCTAAATGCCAGCTCGCGCTGCGGCGAACGGGATACTGAGAATATGGGACGTCTGTAGTGCGATAACAATGTCGAAAAGATGGCCCGCTAATGGGGCCGTGCCGGTTCGTCCGGGCGCCCGCGCCGGGATTCGGGGAGAATCAGGCTTTGAGTGTGCTCTGGTCGGCGCCGGGAGCGGCGCTGTCCCGCTGAGTTTCGAGCCAAGTCAGCGACTGGCGCGCCGCGGCTGTCCCGTCCTGGAGTCCTTTGGCGATCAGCTGCCGTCCCGGTATGAGCTTGCCCAGCACCAGTGCGCTGAGGACGACGCCGAAGGAAAGGCAGTAGACCGACCCGTAGACCGCCTTGGCGATCAGGCCGGGTTTGGCGGGTCCGTGGAATGCATCGGCCGGAGTAGTTGAAGGGGCCGAGGCGCGTGCGGTCTTTTCTTCTGTCGCCGATACCAGGCTCAGAACAGGCCCGCGTGGCTTGGACGTAATGGGTACGACTTTCTTGGCCATGGCCCTATTCCTCAACTAGTTCACGAACGAGCGCTTTGATTTCCCTGGCTGCCGGTCCCTTGCTGTCGAACTCGAGTACGGAAAGTCCGGACGCGGCACTTTCGGCATAGGCAACCCTCTGATTTACCGCGGTTTCCGCTACTGGGAAAGGGTAGTCCCTGAGCGCTTCGGCCACATCGCGACCGATAGCCGTATTCACGATTTTCCGGTTGACGATGAATCGCCCTTTCAGGCGTTCCTTGTATATCATAACCTCTTGGATCAACTTGACAATCTCGTCGGCAGCCCAGACGTCGTAAGGGGATGGCTGGACCGGGATGAGGACGAGGTCGGAGGCCATGATGGCCGACCGGGCGAGTTCATTGACCCGGGGGGGGCCGTCGATGATGACGTAGTCATAGCTGCAAGCGAGCTCCGGAACGTCCTTGTGCAAAGTCGGTTTGGCCATGCCGACGACGGGAAACAGAGTGTCACCCTGCCGGGTCGATTGCCAGTCCAGTGCGCTGCCCTGCGGATCGGCATCGATGAGGAGGGTACGCTTGCCCGACAAGGCCAAGGCGGCAGCTATGTTGACCGACAAGGTGGTCTTGCCGACGCCGCCTTTTTGGTTGAGAACGCCGATGATCATACGGGGGTGCCGTTCCGCGGGAAGTACGGTATGGCTATGTATGCTAGTCGATTCCGGCTACGGTTGCATCGGCGGCGGTGCCGAACCGTCTGAATATGCTGATGACCTGAAATGGAGGGGGATGCGCACGCAGGCTTGGGCCGCGCGCGCATCTGTAATGCCGGAGACCGTTATTTGATCTTGGCTTCTTTGTACATGACGTGCTTGCGCACGACCGGATCGAATTTTTTGATTTCCATCTTTTCCGGCATGGTGCGCTTGTTCTTGGTAGTCGTGTAGAAGTGACCGGTGCCGGCGCTGGACACCAACTTGATCTTGTCACGCATGGCTCATCGCTCCTGCAGATTAAACTCTTTCGCCGCGCTTGCGGATGTCTGCCAGGACGGCGTCGATCCCGCACTTGTCGATGACCCTCAAGCCGTGGCTCGAGACCTTGAGGCGAACCCAGCGATTTTCGCTCTCGACCCAGAAACGGCGTTCGTGCAGGTTGGGGTTGAACAGTCTTTTCGTCTTGTTGTTAGCGTGGGAAACGTTATGGCCTACAATACGTCGCTTCCCCGTAACCTGACATACCTTGGACATGGCTTACCTCAATGTCGGCTTGCAGGGTGGAAAAACGTGCTTTATAAGGGTTTGACGGCATTTAGTCAACAGTGAGAGTGGTTCGGGGGAAGCGATGACATTGAAGCTCGGGATCGTGATGGATCCGATCGGCAAGATCAAGATCGGCAAGGACAGCAGCTTCGCGATGTTGCTGGAAGCTCAGGCGCGGGGCTGGGAGCTCTTCTACATGGAACTGAACGATCTTTACCTGCGTGATGGCCGTGCCCATGCACGGGTCAGGCACCTTCAGGTCGAGCGCGATTACGTCCGCTGGTTCGAGTTTCTGGACGAGCGGGACATCGCGCTGGACACGCTCGACGTCATTCTGATGCGCAAGGATCCGCCCTTCGACCAGGAATACATCTATGCGACCTATCTGCTCGAATGCGCCGAGAGCCGGGGCGTGTATGTGGTCAACCGGCCGCGCTCGCTGCGGGATGCCAACGAGAAGCTGTTCACCGCCTGGTTCCCCCAATGCTGCGCGCCGACGCTGGTCGCCCGCGAGGCAGGCCGCGTCCGTGAATTTCTCCGCGAACATGGCGAGATCGTCCTGAAGCCGCTCGACGGCATGGGCGGAGCCTCGATCTTCCGGGTCGCCGAAGGCGATCACAACCTGAGCGTCATTCTCGAAACCATGACTCAGCACAATCGGCGTTTCGTGATGGCCCAGCGATATCTTCCGGAAATCCGGGATGGCGACAAGCGGATACTCGTCGTCAACGGCGAAGCGGTCCCCTATGCCCTGGCGCGCATCCCCGCCCACGGCGAAAGCCGGGGCAATCTGGCGGCCGGCGGGCGGGCGGAAGGGAGGGAGCTGACCGAGCGGGACCGCTGGATCGTGTCGCAGGTCGGGCCCACCCTGCGCCAGCGCGGTCTGGTATTTACCGGTCTCGATGTCATCGGCGATTACCTCACCGAGGTCAACGTCACCAGCCCGACCTGCATCCAGGAGCTGGACACGCTGTTCGGCCTGAACATCAGCGCCATGCTCATGGACCACATCGAGTCGGTCGTGTCCGGGGCGGACCGGGCCCGCGATGTCGCTTGAGTCGCACGACCAAAGCCGCCTGCTGCTCGCGCTGCTGATCGCGTTCGCGATGCATGCGGCGGTGATTCTCGGTCTGAATGCCAAGCCCGCCGCGACATCGCAAGATACGCCCAGGGCTTTCGACGTGACGCTGCTGCGGCTGCCCGCGCCCGATGCGCCGAAACGGGCGGAACATCTGGCGGCGGAGAACCAGCGTGGCGACGACAAGCCGGATCGGGCGGAGCCGTTGCCGGGTAGCAGCGCGGAAAAAATGGCGGAACCGGCGCAGGGAAAAGCGTCGCGACCGGCGACCGAGCGTCCTCCGCGGAAGCCCGTGCTGAAAAGCCCCCGGGTTGAACGGTCCGCCAAGCCCGCGCCCGAGCCCGAACTTGAAGCCGCTCCGCCGGCTCATATTTCCGCCGAATCCTTGAGCCGGCAGATCGCTGAATTCGGTGCGGCCTATGTGCGGCAGCAGGAGGAAGCGCCGCACCCGCGGATGGTGTATATCAATTCGGTCAATGCCCATAAATACAAGGCGGCGGCTTACGAGCGGGCTTGGCAGGACAAGATCGAGCGCATCGGCAACTTGAATTACCCCGAGGAAGCGCGCCGCAAGAACCTGACGGGCAGTCTGCTGCTGAGCGTAGTCCTGCGGCCCGACGGAAGCGTCCACAAGGTACAGGTGCGGCGTTCCTCCGGGGAGCAGGCGCTGGATGATGCGGCGGTGAGGATCGTCCAGCTCGCGGCGCCGTTTGCACCGTTTCCGGTGGAGCTGCGGGAGGAGGCCGATATGCTGGTGATCACCCGCACCTGGAAGTTCTTGAACGGCACGCGTCTGGAGACCGCGCCGTAGTTTGCCGCTTGCGGCGCCGTTGCAGGAGCGCCGATACTAATCACGATGAACCAGGAAACAGCATTTCTCGCCAACCATTTTCTGATCGCCATGCCGGGCTTGGCCGATCCGCATTTTGCGAAAACCGTGACCTTGCTCTGTCAGCACAACGCGGACGGCGCTCTCGGCATCATCATCAACCGTCCGTCCGAACTCAAGCTGGGCGACGTTATGCGGCAGATGGAGATCGAAATGAAAACCGCCGAGATGGGCGATCTGCCGGTGTATTTCGGCGGCCCTGTGCATCCGGAGCGCGGCTTCATTTTGCACGAGCCGGCAACGGTCTGGGCTTCCACCCTGGTGGTTTCCGATCGCCTGGCATTGACGACGTCCAGAGACATTCTGGAAGCGGTCGGGCGGGGCGAAGGGCCGAGCCGCATGCTGCTGGCTCTGGGCTACGCCGGCTGGGGCCAGGGCCAGCTCGAGCGCGAAATCATCGAAAATTCATGGCTCAACGCGCCGTCGGACAACGCGGTCATTTTTGAGCATCCGCCGGTGCGGCGCTGGAAGGCCGCGGCGGATCTCGTGGGCATCGACATCTCGCTGTTGACCAGCCAAGCGGGTCATGGCTGAAGCGCCGCCCGACTCGCGCGGTGCCACTTATCTCGGTTTCGACTTCGGCGAGAGGAACATCGGGGTTGCGGTCGGGCAATCGGTCACAGGCACTGCGGCGCCGCTTCGGACCCTGCGGGCGCAGCCGACCGCGCAGTTCTGGGCCGCCATTTCCGAACTGATCGCGCAATGGCAGCCCGCGGGCCTCGTCGTCGGCCTGTCCCATCAGCAGGACGGCAGCGAAAACCCCATCACGGCGCCGACCTTGCGCTTCTGCAGGCAGCTCGAAGGCCGTTACCGGCTCCCGGTGCATACGGTGGACGAGACGCTCACCACGGCCGAGTCGCGCACCCATTTTTATCAGCGCCGCCGCCGGAAATCGGTCGAGTTCGAGCAGGTGAAGGACGAAATGGCGGCGCAACTGATCCTGCAAACCTGGTTTTCACTTGATAAGGCATCACCGAGGTAATACATGAGTCAAGCGGATCTCGACGTCGAAACGCTGCTGGCGCGTCTGGAAGCTTCATTGCGGGAGGAACTCGTCCGGCGCCGGGTCGACGATCC
This portion of the Methylococcus mesophilus genome encodes:
- the rpmG gene encoding 50S ribosomal protein L33, with product MRDKIKLVSSAGTGHFYTTTKNKRTMPEKMEIKKFDPVVRKHVMYKEAKIK
- the gshB gene encoding glutathione synthase produces the protein MTLKLGIVMDPIGKIKIGKDSSFAMLLEAQARGWELFYMELNDLYLRDGRAHARVRHLQVERDYVRWFEFLDERDIALDTLDVILMRKDPPFDQEYIYATYLLECAESRGVYVVNRPRSLRDANEKLFTAWFPQCCAPTLVAREAGRVREFLREHGEIVLKPLDGMGGASIFRVAEGDHNLSVILETMTQHNRRFVMAQRYLPEIRDGDKRILVVNGEAVPYALARIPAHGESRGNLAAGGRAEGRELTERDRWIVSQVGPTLRQRGLVFTGLDVIGDYLTEVNVTSPTCIQELDTLFGLNISAMLMDHIESVVSGADRARDVA
- the ruvX gene encoding Holliday junction resolvase RuvX; its protein translation is MAEAPPDSRGATYLGFDFGERNIGVAVGQSVTGTAAPLRTLRAQPTAQFWAAISELIAQWQPAGLVVGLSHQQDGSENPITAPTLRFCRQLEGRYRLPVHTVDETLTTAESRTHFYQRRRRKSVEFEQVKDEMAAQLILQTWFSLDKASPR
- a CDS encoding energy transducer TonB, whose protein sequence is MSLESHDQSRLLLALLIAFAMHAAVILGLNAKPAATSQDTPRAFDVTLLRLPAPDAPKRAEHLAAENQRGDDKPDRAEPLPGSSAEKMAEPAQGKASRPATERPPRKPVLKSPRVERSAKPAPEPELEAAPPAHISAESLSRQIAEFGAAYVRQQEEAPHPRMVYINSVNAHKYKAAAYERAWQDKIERIGNLNYPEEARRKNLTGSLLLSVVLRPDGSVHKVQVRRSSGEQALDDAAVRIVQLAAPFAPFPVELREEADMLVITRTWKFLNGTRLETAP
- a CDS encoding YqgE/AlgH family protein, which codes for MNQETAFLANHFLIAMPGLADPHFAKTVTLLCQHNADGALGIIINRPSELKLGDVMRQMEIEMKTAEMGDLPVYFGGPVHPERGFILHEPATVWASTLVVSDRLALTTSRDILEAVGRGEGPSRMLLALGYAGWGQGQLEREIIENSWLNAPSDNAVIFEHPPVRRWKAAADLVGIDISLLTSQAGHG
- the rpmB gene encoding 50S ribosomal protein L28; amino-acid sequence: MSKVCQVTGKRRIVGHNVSHANNKTKRLFNPNLHERRFWVESENRWVRLKVSSHGLRVIDKCGIDAVLADIRKRGERV
- a CDS encoding DegQ family serine endoprotease produces the protein MRMKSVSALLLLAASGLSICPPAWADLPTSVNGQPMPSLAPVLKKAMPAVVNISTKTQIEIAENPLMQDPFFRHFFGIPNQPRRRESSSLGSGVIVDARRGYILTNNHVIDKADEISVTLRDGRQLSAKLVGADPESDLAVIKVEPKNLTELPIGDSSQLEVGDFVVAIGNPFGLGQTVTSGIVSALGRSGLGIEGYEDFIQTDASINPGNSGGALINLRGELVGVNTAIIAPTGGNVGIGFAIPSNMASSIMTQLVEKGEIRRGQIGITIQDLTPDLAQAFGLSQSQGAVVTGIQKDSPAASAGLEAGDVVLSINDRPVKNSADVRNTIGLLPIGEEVRVEVMHKGERVVREAAIRAPKLVQEEGGKIHPRLSGVVLKNSEDGVQVEKIHTGSYAFQAGLRPGDVIVMANREEIGTLDDLKGATKGRSELLLSIQRGSGSFFLMLK
- the parA gene encoding ParA family partition ATPase, coding for MIIGVLNQKGGVGKTTLSVNIAAALALSGKRTLLIDADPQGSALDWQSTRQGDTLFPVVGMAKPTLHKDVPELACSYDYVIIDGPPRVNELARSAIMASDLVLIPVQPSPYDVWAADEIVKLIQEVMIYKERLKGRFIVNRKIVNTAIGRDVAEALRDYPFPVAETAVNQRVAYAESAASGLSVLEFDSKGPAAREIKALVRELVEE